One segment of Streptomyces sp. NBC_01463 DNA contains the following:
- a CDS encoding replication-relaxation family protein, translating into MSLETPEATASTRPAGLSRLGQNLLPALYQHRLMATSQLHRLFTPHARRPVYLRQKLQELRVGGLVDATARRTARRGNPELLWYLTARGADAVAYDPTLPRRGYRISPQAAASQLQEHTLTVVDTGVAFVDWARRLGDECSPLDWEPEVAHRIRDGESRGGTEAFMIADAVLRYTHTTADGRRRMLSFFIEVDRATMQTTRLAAKLAAYARYQHYVPAGGSRSRSSTREAWRDHYPAFPRLLIVLTGPSDRVLANRVQDLRALASADPRVSQLAVGVTTLQLLQDKGPLAPIATLLSGDATPTDVFLNPSGGPRA; encoded by the coding sequence ATGTCCCTGGAAACCCCCGAAGCGACCGCTTCGACACGACCAGCGGGCCTGTCCCGGCTGGGGCAGAACCTGCTGCCCGCTCTGTATCAGCACCGTCTGATGGCGACCAGCCAGCTGCACCGGCTGTTCACCCCGCACGCCCGGCGGCCCGTCTATCTGCGCCAAAAGCTTCAGGAGTTGCGCGTCGGTGGCCTCGTTGACGCCACCGCCCGGCGGACCGCGCGCCGGGGGAACCCCGAGCTGCTCTGGTATCTCACCGCTCGCGGCGCTGACGCCGTTGCCTACGATCCGACTCTCCCGCGACGCGGTTACCGCATCAGCCCGCAGGCCGCAGCCTCTCAACTGCAGGAGCACACACTCACGGTCGTCGATACCGGTGTCGCGTTCGTCGACTGGGCTCGTCGCCTGGGTGATGAGTGCTCGCCGCTGGACTGGGAGCCCGAGGTCGCGCACCGCATCCGTGACGGTGAGAGCCGCGGGGGCACCGAGGCGTTCATGATTGCGGACGCGGTGCTGCGCTACACCCACACCACCGCGGACGGGCGCCGGCGGATGCTCAGCTTCTTCATCGAGGTCGACCGCGCCACCATGCAGACCACCCGGCTCGCCGCCAAACTCGCCGCGTACGCCCGCTACCAGCACTATGTTCCCGCGGGCGGCAGCCGCAGCCGGAGCAGCACCCGCGAGGCCTGGCGCGACCACTACCCGGCATTCCCCCGACTGCTCATCGTGCTGACCGGCCCTTCAGACCGGGTCCTGGCCAATCGGGTCCAGGACCTGCGCGCCCTGGCCTCCGCGGATCCGCGCGTCAGCCAGCTCGCCGTCGGCGTCACCACCCTGCAGCTCCTGCAGGACAAGGGGCCGCTCGCCCCGATCGCCACCCTGCTCTCCGGTGACGCCACCCCGACCGATGTCTTCCTCAACCCGTCCGGAGGCCCCCGTGCGTGA
- a CDS encoding GDP-mannose 4,6-dehydratase encodes MPEHVLVTGGAGFIGTHLCTALLERGAHVTAVDSLSAGRLPALAGLRQHNRFTLIEHDITVPLDWELPVSAVMHLASPIGPSHVRNHPVRTLLAGSAGTVNALEIARRNKARIVVMSSAEVYGEPLVHPQTETYTGNVDPVGPMSGYQEAKRFLEAMTVAYRREFDVNTGIIRPFNVYGPGMLPSDKRVVAAFAAAALTGQDLVVNGPDTIRSLCYVSDFVQGLIAMMESDAPGPINLGACEGTEIGTLAELVVSAVGTGTVVLGQPGQTGGAARCPDITLARDTLGWEPRTPLEEGIRATVADMRSVIENQATVRFEVPAAWTSLIPGASTLQCRADSVRTALQWLTQTHPVLAPRILSPDGHLVSWTNIYLAQDNVRHLDGLDTVLTGDVTLTALPAMAGG; translated from the coding sequence ATGCCTGAGCACGTTCTGGTCACCGGCGGGGCCGGGTTCATCGGCACGCACCTGTGTACGGCGCTGCTGGAACGCGGAGCGCACGTCACGGCAGTCGACAGCCTGAGCGCGGGCCGCTTACCGGCGCTCGCCGGACTGCGTCAGCACAACCGGTTCACCCTGATCGAGCACGACATCACCGTCCCGCTCGACTGGGAACTCCCGGTGAGTGCGGTCATGCACCTGGCCAGCCCGATCGGCCCGTCCCATGTACGCAACCATCCGGTACGAACCCTGCTCGCGGGCTCGGCCGGAACCGTGAATGCTCTCGAAATCGCCCGGCGGAACAAGGCCCGGATCGTGGTCATGTCCTCAGCCGAGGTCTACGGCGAACCGCTGGTCCATCCGCAGACCGAGACGTACACCGGGAACGTGGACCCCGTCGGACCCATGTCCGGCTACCAGGAGGCCAAGCGGTTCCTTGAGGCGATGACCGTGGCCTACCGCCGCGAATTCGACGTGAACACCGGGATCATCCGGCCCTTCAACGTCTACGGCCCGGGGATGCTGCCCTCCGACAAACGCGTTGTCGCAGCGTTCGCTGCAGCTGCCCTGACCGGCCAGGACCTCGTCGTGAACGGTCCGGACACGATCCGCAGCCTCTGCTACGTCTCCGACTTCGTGCAGGGCCTGATCGCCATGATGGAGTCGGACGCCCCGGGCCCGATCAACCTTGGAGCCTGCGAGGGCACGGAGATCGGCACCCTGGCCGAACTCGTGGTCTCCGCGGTCGGAACCGGCACGGTTGTGCTGGGCCAGCCCGGCCAAACGGGCGGCGCCGCCCGCTGCCCCGACATCACCCTCGCCCGGGACACATTGGGCTGGGAGCCCCGCACACCGCTGGAAGAAGGCATCCGCGCCACGGTCGCCGACATGCGCTCGGTCATCGAGAACCAGGCCACGGTGCGCTTCGAGGTCCCGGCCGCCTGGACGTCTCTGATCCCTGGCGCCTCCACCCTGCAGTGCCGGGCCGACTCGGTCAGAACCGCCCTCCAGTGGCTGACGCAGACCCACCCGGTCCTCGCGCCCCGCATCCTGTCACCTGACGGCCACCTCGTGTCCTGGACGAACATCTACCTCGCCCAGGACAACGTCCGCCACCTCGACGGCCTGGACACCGTCCTCACCGGCGACGTCACCCTCACCGCCCTGCCTGCCATGGCCGGAGGCTGA
- a CDS encoding ATP/GTP-binding protein yields the protein MLSRRALRALPLVPALIVCVGTAHAADGTDGAQSCKNDWVCVKAKDPGKPGKKAGTQPASRKPGGKAAGGVKPPECTPPKKLDPQPPAVSDLWKGHDPKEGGAVYIRDCRYYQDGGGSTMITEAVYGGPGGEPPAPAVDPAVVAQQAVDKMLLKGPQIGITPKPGGKGVVGMPVYMWTSTGAETYGPNTASATAGAVTVTATAKVSRIVWTMGDGSTVTCTTAGTPYKAEFGKKASPDCGHRYTKPSSTTESGKYHVTATSTWTIDWQGGGQNGQLTEVRDSAVNITVAEVQVLN from the coding sequence ATGCTGAGCAGACGCGCGCTACGGGCGCTCCCCCTCGTGCCAGCCCTGATCGTCTGCGTCGGAACAGCTCACGCCGCCGACGGAACGGACGGGGCGCAGTCGTGCAAGAACGACTGGGTGTGCGTGAAGGCCAAGGATCCTGGCAAGCCGGGAAAGAAGGCGGGAACGCAGCCAGCCAGCAGGAAACCGGGCGGCAAGGCCGCCGGCGGTGTGAAGCCGCCCGAGTGCACCCCTCCGAAGAAGCTCGATCCCCAGCCGCCAGCGGTGAGTGACCTCTGGAAGGGACACGATCCGAAGGAGGGCGGAGCCGTGTACATCCGCGACTGCCGGTACTACCAGGACGGCGGCGGATCCACGATGATCACGGAGGCGGTGTACGGAGGCCCGGGTGGTGAACCGCCTGCCCCTGCCGTCGATCCTGCGGTGGTGGCACAGCAGGCCGTCGACAAGATGTTACTGAAGGGCCCGCAGATCGGGATCACTCCGAAGCCTGGCGGCAAGGGCGTGGTCGGCATGCCGGTGTACATGTGGACGAGCACGGGCGCCGAGACGTACGGCCCCAACACCGCGTCGGCGACGGCCGGGGCTGTCACGGTCACAGCGACGGCGAAGGTCAGCAGGATCGTGTGGACGATGGGTGACGGCTCCACCGTCACCTGCACCACCGCGGGCACACCGTACAAGGCGGAGTTCGGGAAGAAGGCGTCTCCTGACTGCGGCCACCGCTACACGAAGCCGTCCTCCACGACCGAGAGCGGCAAGTACCACGTCACCGCGACCTCCACCTGGACGATCGACTGGCAGGGCGGCGGCCAGAACGGCCAGCTCACCGAAGTCCGCGACAGCGCCGTGAACATCACGGTCGCCGAGGTCCAGGTCCTCAACTAA
- a CDS encoding SAF domain-containing protein: MESPVAPSVPRPASPARPEIPITTTAPVKRERRWSVAALCIVLAAVAGLGAAAAVTSASDRAQVLAVARDVPAGQALTDADLVVAEVSADAALTPVSADQKASMVGKRAAVDLRKGGLLTTSQLAQGSGLGDDMQQVGVQVKRGQAPAGSLSPGDKVLAVTTPAQGEQQSGKDAEAPPSTLSAVVVAVSRPDASGTVVVNLAVGTTDGPLLATRATQGRIALVREPRGQ, translated from the coding sequence ATGGAATCCCCCGTCGCGCCGTCGGTGCCACGTCCGGCCTCCCCGGCCCGCCCCGAGATCCCGATCACCACCACTGCCCCGGTCAAGCGGGAGCGCCGCTGGTCGGTCGCCGCCCTGTGCATCGTCCTGGCCGCAGTCGCGGGTCTGGGAGCGGCCGCCGCGGTCACCTCCGCCAGCGACCGTGCCCAGGTCCTGGCCGTTGCCCGCGACGTTCCGGCCGGCCAGGCCCTGACCGATGCGGACCTGGTCGTGGCCGAGGTAAGTGCCGACGCCGCGCTCACCCCCGTGTCGGCTGATCAGAAGGCGTCGATGGTCGGGAAGCGGGCGGCTGTTGATCTGAGGAAGGGTGGTCTGCTCACGACCTCGCAGCTCGCCCAGGGCTCTGGCCTGGGTGATGACATGCAGCAGGTCGGCGTCCAGGTCAAGCGTGGCCAGGCCCCGGCCGGCAGCCTGTCCCCCGGCGACAAGGTTCTCGCGGTCACGACTCCCGCGCAGGGCGAGCAGCAGAGCGGCAAGGACGCCGAGGCCCCGCCGTCGACCCTCAGCGCCGTGGTCGTGGCCGTGTCGCGTCCCGACGCGTCGGGCACCGTCGTGGTGAACCTCGCGGTAGGGACGACGGACGGGCCGCTTCTGGCGACCCGCGCCACCCAGGGTCGCATCGCCCTCGTGCGTGAACCGCGAGGACAGTGA
- a CDS encoding GNAT family N-acetyltransferase, producing MNRVIDLRHYANGSLPEGFRQMLIDVHADSYAAAMDEEFNQKFPWFVDHWSGMDGFTCVVAYDNGEPTGFAYGAPLQPGREWWRSTGYKPAGGQDSTYAVSEVMVRPQWRKQGVSSQLHDALLKERGEDLAVLLVDVAHPKVQQLYEGWAYVKAGEQRPFADSPLYAVMVKTLQV from the coding sequence GTGAACAGGGTGATCGACTTGCGGCACTACGCCAACGGCAGCCTCCCCGAAGGCTTCAGGCAGATGCTGATCGATGTGCACGCCGATTCCTACGCCGCGGCGATGGACGAGGAGTTCAACCAGAAGTTCCCCTGGTTCGTCGACCACTGGTCGGGCATGGACGGCTTCACGTGCGTCGTCGCCTACGACAACGGCGAGCCGACCGGCTTCGCCTACGGTGCCCCACTCCAGCCGGGCCGGGAGTGGTGGCGCTCCACCGGGTACAAGCCCGCCGGCGGGCAGGACTCGACCTACGCCGTCTCCGAGGTCATGGTGCGTCCCCAGTGGCGAAAGCAGGGAGTTTCCAGTCAGCTGCACGACGCGCTCCTGAAGGAGCGCGGCGAGGACCTAGCCGTCCTCCTAGTCGACGTCGCCCACCCGAAGGTCCAACAGCTCTACGAGGGATGGGCCTACGTGAAGGCCGGTGAGCAACGGCCCTTCGCCGACTCCCCGCTCTACGCGGTCATGGTGAAGACCTTGCAGGTCTGA
- a CDS encoding formylglycine-generating enzyme family protein produces MPIPTAPITSDMIAVPAATVLVGAPESHLDDLAAQQSYGRSWFEDESPQHPVSIPAFHIDRHPVTNEAFARFAEATGYRTAAEVRGTGAVYGSSYWQMLAGANWRHPAGPGDDAGSRPDHPVVHVDHADATAYAQWAGKRLPTEAEWEYAAHGPDWRFWPWGTAWDASRAMCAESHAAGRLNDLAHWRNWWKDHYARHGTRPGTAAVGTHSPAGDSPLGACDMAGNVAQWTSSTYTLYDPTRTYDEMYHAAAGRYLAVRGGGWMHLRYQIRTTERIAAAPDYSNHALGFRCARDNTQDRSAA; encoded by the coding sequence ATGCCCATCCCTACTGCCCCGATCACCAGCGACATGATCGCCGTCCCCGCCGCAACCGTCCTGGTCGGAGCACCGGAGAGCCACCTGGATGACCTGGCGGCCCAGCAGAGCTACGGCCGGTCATGGTTCGAGGACGAATCCCCCCAGCACCCGGTTTCCATCCCGGCCTTCCACATCGACCGGCACCCGGTCACGAACGAGGCCTTCGCCCGCTTCGCCGAGGCCACCGGCTACCGCACAGCCGCCGAGGTCCGCGGAACCGGCGCCGTCTACGGCAGCAGCTACTGGCAGATGCTCGCCGGTGCCAACTGGCGCCACCCCGCAGGCCCCGGCGACGACGCCGGCAGTCGGCCCGATCATCCCGTCGTCCACGTCGACCACGCCGACGCCACCGCCTACGCCCAGTGGGCAGGCAAACGGCTGCCGACCGAAGCGGAATGGGAGTACGCCGCCCACGGCCCCGACTGGCGCTTCTGGCCCTGGGGAACCGCTTGGGACGCCTCACGCGCGATGTGCGCGGAATCCCACGCCGCCGGCCGGCTCAACGACCTCGCCCACTGGCGCAACTGGTGGAAGGACCACTACGCCCGACACGGCACCCGGCCGGGCACCGCGGCAGTGGGCACACACTCCCCGGCCGGTGACTCCCCCCTCGGAGCATGCGACATGGCGGGCAACGTCGCGCAGTGGACGTCCAGCACCTACACGCTCTACGACCCCACCCGCACGTACGACGAGATGTACCACGCCGCCGCCGGCCGGTACCTGGCCGTTCGCGGCGGCGGCTGGATGCACCTGCGCTACCAGATACGCACCACCGAACGCATCGCAGCCGCCCCCGACTACTCAAACCACGCCCTCGGATTCCGCTGTGCACGCGACAACACCCAAGACCGCTCCGCAGCCTGA
- a CDS encoding ATP-binding protein, translating to MLTTETAVQTSTGPRAVRIGLDMAVGRTSADSTSGLSAAEAVWPRRFRRIIRASLKAWGHPYLTEAAELLISEIVTNAFQHGRGDIRVRLYFSVSHFVIEVADGNPAAPEVRPVNPDAEDGRGLHLVDALAAAWGVSNDGTCTWCTLPLRRGLPDAPRPATITSGAQSRTAAARLRPVPHERLPARQESGRSAT from the coding sequence ATGCTGACCACCGAGACGGCTGTACAGACGAGCACTGGGCCTCGCGCTGTCCGCATAGGCCTCGACATGGCGGTCGGGCGGACCTCTGCCGACTCCACGAGTGGTCTCTCGGCAGCAGAAGCGGTCTGGCCACGGCGGTTCCGGCGGATCATCCGGGCGTCGCTGAAGGCGTGGGGTCACCCCTACCTGACGGAGGCGGCTGAACTCCTGATCAGCGAAATCGTCACGAACGCCTTCCAGCACGGCCGGGGCGACATCCGGGTGCGTCTGTACTTCTCCGTCAGCCACTTCGTGATCGAAGTGGCTGACGGCAACCCGGCAGCCCCCGAAGTGCGGCCCGTGAACCCGGACGCCGAGGACGGCCGCGGCCTGCATCTCGTAGACGCCCTGGCCGCCGCCTGGGGCGTGAGCAATGACGGCACGTGCACCTGGTGCACCCTTCCTCTTCGCCGCGGTCTCCCCGACGCTCCACGACCCGCCACCATCACCAGCGGGGCCCAGAGCAGGACCGCGGCCGCCCGCCTGCGGCCGGTGCCGCATGAGCGCCTCCCGGCACGTCAGGAGAGCGGCCGGTCCGCCACATGA
- the galE gene encoding UDP-glucose 4-epimerase GalE — translation MKVLITGGAGYIGSTIASACLDSGIEPVILDNLSTGRREFTTGRIFYEGNIADGPLIDRVFAEHPDIHAVVHCAALIVVPDSLADPIGYYRNNVTASLDLVGHLLRNRCTRMIFSSSASIYETGPDFTVNEDSAHAPQSPYARTKTVCEGMFADIAATQPIRILSLRYFNPIGADPKMRTGLQLRRPSHALGKLISAHEAGEPFEITGTDWPTRDGSGIRDYVHVWDLAAAHVASIERFDTILTGGERSTAVNLGTGTGTTVGELVEAFNKIVDVPVATKNTASRPGDVAGAYTHSDRAAQLLDWHPQYTVKDGIRDSLRWAAVREERLTRS, via the coding sequence ATGAAGGTACTCATTACCGGCGGAGCCGGGTACATCGGCAGCACCATTGCCTCGGCCTGCCTGGACTCCGGAATCGAACCGGTGATCCTGGACAACCTCTCCACCGGCCGCCGCGAATTCACCACCGGCCGGATCTTCTACGAGGGCAACATCGCAGACGGACCCCTCATCGACCGCGTGTTTGCCGAGCACCCCGACATTCACGCGGTCGTCCACTGCGCCGCGCTGATCGTCGTACCGGACTCCCTGGCCGACCCCATCGGCTACTACCGCAACAACGTGACGGCCAGCCTCGACCTCGTCGGTCACCTCCTGCGCAACCGCTGCACCCGCATGATCTTCAGCTCGTCGGCGTCGATCTACGAGACCGGCCCGGACTTCACCGTCAACGAGGACTCCGCCCACGCCCCTCAAAGCCCCTACGCCCGCACCAAGACGGTCTGCGAGGGCATGTTCGCCGACATCGCCGCAACCCAGCCGATCCGGATCCTGTCGCTGCGCTACTTCAACCCCATCGGCGCGGACCCCAAGATGCGCACCGGCCTGCAGCTTCGCCGCCCCAGCCACGCACTGGGCAAACTGATCTCGGCACACGAAGCAGGCGAGCCCTTCGAGATCACCGGAACCGACTGGCCCACCCGCGACGGATCCGGCATCCGCGACTACGTCCACGTCTGGGACCTCGCCGCCGCACACGTCGCCTCGATCGAGCGTTTCGACACGATCCTGACCGGCGGCGAGCGCTCAACAGCCGTCAACTTGGGCACCGGCACCGGCACGACCGTGGGCGAACTCGTCGAAGCGTTCAACAAGATCGTCGACGTCCCCGTCGCGACCAAGAACACCGCCTCGCGCCCCGGCGACGTCGCCGGCGCCTACACCCACAGCGACCGCGCCGCTCAGCTCCTGGACTGGCACCCGCAATACACGGTGAAGGACGGAATTCGCGACTCGCTGCGCTGGGCCGCCGTCCGCGAGGAACGCCTCACCCGTTCCTGA
- a CDS encoding helix-turn-helix transcriptional regulator — MEANLALKGQMDQLGLKQEELASLLNKALQEITGRPGDMSSRTVRNLLNGSSRRPIGRTCAALERVFGCPVADLGFSAPSSMQRPPEDPVLRRTFTLAAAGGAAAAAAPALRQRRSVGMTDVARASAAMDALVEADDRTGGHSSLAARALKERNKLLELQQRNASDRVRRAIYALATEYTNVAAWSFIDLRDLDSAREHLQESSTFAGLSQDPAVAMHVWILMAMRAYQTKNRPEELAAAQAAEASAAARSDPLFASMGRVRVALAYSSMGEHTAARRALDSAQNSLRKAPDAERPRWTAFYQPAELNHLAASILNKQGESATAEAMAHRALASLPSEFQRNRAMVTCELAFAQLRQGEPEQATDTAASVFAIMDGSPLPGRMRSLIGDFHRDLFRLAPSTKYARDWADRMRDEWSQA; from the coding sequence ATGGAAGCGAACCTGGCCCTCAAGGGCCAGATGGATCAACTGGGACTCAAGCAAGAAGAGTTGGCGAGCCTGCTCAACAAGGCGCTGCAGGAAATCACCGGCCGCCCGGGGGACATGTCGTCGCGCACCGTACGGAACCTGCTCAACGGGTCGAGCCGTCGCCCGATCGGACGCACTTGCGCCGCACTTGAGCGTGTGTTCGGCTGCCCCGTGGCCGACTTAGGGTTCAGCGCGCCCAGCTCCATGCAACGCCCCCCGGAGGACCCCGTGCTGCGTCGAACATTCACTCTGGCCGCCGCTGGAGGAGCGGCCGCGGCCGCCGCCCCCGCCCTCAGACAACGCCGGTCCGTGGGCATGACCGACGTGGCCCGCGCCTCGGCCGCCATGGATGCCCTGGTGGAAGCCGACGACCGTACAGGCGGCCACTCATCCCTGGCGGCCCGAGCACTCAAAGAGCGCAACAAACTGCTGGAACTCCAGCAGCGCAACGCCAGCGATCGAGTCCGCCGCGCCATCTACGCACTCGCCACCGAGTACACCAACGTCGCTGCCTGGTCCTTCATCGACCTGCGCGACCTGGACTCGGCCCGGGAGCACCTGCAGGAATCATCGACGTTCGCCGGTCTGTCCCAGGACCCAGCCGTCGCGATGCATGTGTGGATCCTCATGGCCATGCGTGCCTACCAGACGAAGAACCGGCCGGAGGAACTCGCCGCGGCCCAGGCCGCCGAGGCATCCGCCGCGGCCCGCAGCGATCCGCTGTTCGCCTCCATGGGGCGCGTGCGCGTCGCCCTGGCCTACTCCTCCATGGGGGAACACACGGCCGCCCGGCGGGCGCTGGACTCGGCCCAGAACAGCCTCCGCAAGGCACCGGACGCGGAGCGGCCGCGCTGGACCGCGTTCTACCAGCCGGCGGAGCTCAACCACCTCGCGGCCAGCATCCTGAACAAGCAGGGGGAATCCGCCACCGCCGAGGCGATGGCCCACCGCGCCCTCGCCTCGCTGCCATCGGAGTTCCAGCGCAACCGCGCGATGGTCACCTGCGAGCTCGCTTTCGCCCAGCTGCGGCAGGGCGAGCCCGAACAGGCCACGGACACCGCCGCCAGCGTCTTCGCCATCATGGACGGCTCCCCGCTCCCCGGACGGATGCGGTCCCTCATCGGCGATTTCCACCGGGACCTGTTCCGGCTGGCACCGTCCACCAAGTACGCCCGCGACTGGGCAGACCGCATGCGAGATGAATGGAGTCAAGCGTGA
- a CDS encoding lytic transglycosylase domain-containing protein, protein MTRKPWLVLGAAVAVMPVFLCLTAFIAITGSIAADQDSQNRQAAYATGAGAQAPASVKGIPPVMLSAYTNAASRITGLRPKCQGMRWSVLAGFGKVESNHAASHRISGAGAITPRIIGARLDGSGAGGNTDAFTDTDGGQWDGDTAYDRAVGPMQFLPSTWIGSTGQDGNNDGVKDPHNAFDATLGAAVYLCGTASKNLNDDAQLRKAALRYNHAGWYADKVLRYVHEYDQAGAGPGQSGTGGPVPAGVVLPGPPAPYQGGATACSYPDPTGGNCLTGSAAHGHTEILKKWPRWHGGIGCQTPRVEGGEHPLGRACDYTPGTLGTRASGAALTQGWTLAAWLRQNANALHVQYVIWQGRIWSINHPEDQNGWGRPYEHGLNDPRSVTGGHYDHVHVTYRD, encoded by the coding sequence TTGACGCGGAAGCCATGGCTGGTGCTCGGCGCTGCCGTCGCCGTCATGCCCGTGTTCCTCTGCCTCACCGCCTTCATCGCGATCACCGGGTCAATCGCCGCGGACCAGGACAGCCAGAACCGCCAGGCCGCGTACGCCACCGGAGCCGGTGCGCAGGCACCTGCCTCGGTGAAGGGGATTCCGCCCGTCATGCTGTCCGCGTACACGAACGCAGCCTCCCGGATCACCGGGCTGCGGCCGAAGTGCCAGGGGATGCGCTGGTCGGTGCTCGCCGGGTTCGGCAAGGTGGAGTCCAATCACGCAGCCAGCCATCGCATCTCCGGGGCCGGTGCCATCACCCCGCGCATCATCGGTGCTCGCCTCGACGGCTCCGGTGCCGGCGGCAACACGGACGCCTTCACAGACACCGACGGCGGCCAGTGGGACGGCGACACCGCCTACGACCGGGCGGTCGGGCCGATGCAGTTCCTGCCCTCCACCTGGATCGGTTCCACCGGACAGGACGGCAACAACGACGGGGTGAAAGACCCGCACAACGCGTTCGACGCGACGCTCGGCGCCGCCGTGTACCTGTGCGGCACCGCAAGCAAGAATCTGAACGACGACGCGCAGCTGCGCAAAGCGGCACTCCGCTACAACCACGCCGGCTGGTACGCCGACAAGGTCCTGCGCTACGTCCACGAGTACGACCAGGCCGGTGCCGGACCCGGACAGTCCGGCACCGGCGGCCCCGTGCCGGCCGGCGTCGTACTGCCCGGCCCGCCGGCCCCGTACCAGGGCGGGGCGACCGCGTGCTCGTACCCCGATCCGACCGGCGGGAACTGCCTGACCGGGTCAGCGGCCCACGGGCACACCGAGATCCTCAAGAAGTGGCCGCGCTGGCACGGCGGGATCGGCTGCCAAACCCCGCGGGTCGAGGGCGGCGAGCACCCCCTCGGCCGCGCTTGCGACTACACCCCCGGCACCCTCGGCACCCGCGCGTCCGGTGCCGCTCTCACTCAGGGCTGGACCCTGGCCGCGTGGCTACGCCAGAACGCGAATGCCCTGCACGTGCAGTACGTGATCTGGCAAGGCCGGATCTGGAGCATCAACCACCCCGAAGATCAAAACGGATGGGGACGGCCCTACGAACACGGCCTCAACGACCCCCGCTCGGTCACCGGAGGGCACTACGACCACGTCCATGTCACCTACAGGGACTGA